tacgTGGGCGCCGGTTTTACTCCAGAAAATAGTGGTTGTCAAGATGGGTACCACACAGAGAAGGTCAGTACATCCAAATGAGtgaaatttgaagaaaaaaaggtTGATTTGTAAATACtcaattaaaatgcattgccaTTTCCGTTCTGAGACTGCTAAAGTTGACACCAAAAAGGTCAGAAACTGACCTGACGTGTCTAACCACACTGAATGTTTACTACATGCAGAACAATAGCATGCATTGACATTTCTGAGGGACGGGTCTAGGAGCTTTGCATAGCAAAGCAATAACAGATACTAAAAATTTAGTAGGTTCTAACATGTCAATTGTACTCTTAACTAACATAGCCTGGGACTTACATACACATTAGAAGGATTACTTTAAGCTCTGTTTTAGTTTTTAGATAATTATTAAATCCACCAGCAAATTATTACACTTACACCAATTTGTATTGATTCAGTGATTTTTATATTACAGGTGTATCAGTTTGGGCTATACAATGTGCAATAAAACGTTTTGTGTAATTTCATGGGAGGAGTACAGGTACCTTGTTTGATTCTGTAGCTCAAAGTTTCATCGTAATCACGGGGAAGGTTAATAGCAGCTAACATGTTTACAGGTTTGCTTTCATACATTCTGGAATAGCTGTTTATGCCAGCAGTGGACAATATAACCCTACTACAGAGCCTCCTACCTGTGTGGTCTTAACTTGGGTAGTAACATATTTCACACGACAGAAAAGCAGTGTGTTTGGGCAGTCTAATATCAAGAAGACAGCATGGCTTGCTTGGAGAAAGCTCAGAGTAGCGGTTGGGTTTATCCTACAGCAGTGCTTTGCTTCTATGGATTTTTTGCTAATTTCAAACCAGCAGAGCCTTTCCTTACACCGTATCTTGTTGGGTCATACAAAAACATTTCGGAGGAGCAGGTAACCTCAGTCTCatgaaagtctttttttttgtctttcttgcaatataaaaattgtattgtgtatgtacagtaatgcCTTACCATAAATATGAGAAACACAAAACCAGATTTAGTTAGCTTGTGCTTTGTTTTAGAAAATAACAAGTGTGTGTAGGAGTTCTTCAATTACCATGCAGAGTAGTTTCTATATAGTTATGAGACTGATATTTTTGTACTTAGAATATGTATGTTTTCTGATACATTTGATCAAATCAGAAAAGCtttcaaaaaaatgaaagtgtttcAGTATCGCTAAGTCAGCACTGACTGTTTTAGCCCTGAGTGTTGCAGTGTTGGTCTTTAACCTTTTCCATTCCACTTGTGTGTGGTAGTGACGAAGATTGATCATGGCTCCTGCAGCTCCAAGCAGCAGTTTTCTTTAGGTTTGTTTGACGCATGACTACCCTTAACAGAACATTCAGTCACTGTTGTGAACAGGGTGCTCCAATACACAGGGCAGGACAGCTCAGCTTCTCCATAAGTGCATTTAAGACATAGTTAATAAACAACACTTTGCTTGGGGCTGACAAtacaataattataattatacacTACCATAATGTTCCTAATAAAAGCTAGCATCATGATTTAGCCTGTTTCTAATAAAAGCCAAGCGATGCCTAATTGTGAAAGGAGGAATCTTTTGGGGTGTTTTTCCCTTTTATAAGAATGGTTTGGCTAACATACCAACAGAGTATGTTACTAACGCTATTTATTTGTACCTCCTCCCTCATTAGGTTACAAACATCCTGTTCCCAATATGGACTTACTCATATCTggctctcctcctccctgtcttCCTGATCACAGACTTTTTGCGGTACAAACCAGTCATTGTGGTGCAAGGGATATGCCTGGTGATCAACTATGTCCTGCTTTGTTTTGCTCAGGGGATGCCAGCAATGAAGTACCTCCAGTTCAATAATGGGATGGTCACAGCCTCTGAGGTGGCCTACTTTTCTTACATCTATAGTGTGGTGTCTTTAGACCAATACCAGAAGGTGACCAGTTATTTGAGAAGCACAACTTTGGTTGGGTACACTCTGGGCTCCACACTGGGGCAGCTTTTACTTTCTGTTGGAAATATGCCTTATTTTTATCTAAATGCAATTAACTTAGGTACAGCATCTGTGGCATTTCTCTCCTCATTTTTTCTTCCCATGCCCAGAAGCGGGATGTTCTATAAAAAAGAATCTGTGgcagtttcaaaacaaaataaccactGTGGTACAAATGGAACAGTTAACAGCACTACTGGTACTAATACGTTGTCAGCATCACCACCAGACAGTATTATGccagaaaacaacaaaaaggaTAAAGGTttagaacacaaaacacatagCGTTGCCAGTGTCCTTCTCCAATTGTGGTGTAGTTTTAAAGAGTGTTACTCCTCCAGGAGGTTAATTTACTGGTCTCTCTGGTGGGCTTTTGCTACTTGTGGATATTACCAGATCTTCAATTATACTCAGCTGCTATGGAACCACGTTGAACCCTCCATGAATGCCTCAGTGTATAATGGTGGGGTGGAGGCAGTCACAACTCTTGTAGGTAagaattatttgaaaatataaaatgttactaGTAATGGAACTTAAAGGgcatataaggacctttttatttcattgtgttacatgttcccatgtgttgctacaaccgtTTATGTAaggtttgtgtattgttttaattattattaatttttttatattttgaccacttttttaaaattttaaattgcattccctgcctcaagatggcttctcaTGTACCCTCAAGGACCTCtcagaactgcatttcccatcatcctcctactcagatatgtaactgagatggatttaccagtgagcaggaggatgatgggaaatgttcTAATGGTCTTTGAGAGGCCTTGGCTGTGCGGTGGCAAGGAGTTTC
The sequence above is drawn from the Acipenser ruthenus chromosome 12, fAciRut3.2 maternal haplotype, whole genome shotgun sequence genome and encodes:
- the slc19a3b gene encoding solute carrier family 19 member 3b: MACLEKAQSSGWVYPTAVLCFYGFFANFKPAEPFLTPYLVGSYKNISEEQVTNILFPIWTYSYLALLLPVFLITDFLRYKPVIVVQGICLVINYVLLCFAQGMPAMKYLQFNNGMVTASEVAYFSYIYSVVSLDQYQKVTSYLRSTTLVGYTLGSTLGQLLLSVGNMPYFYLNAINLGTASVAFLSSFFLPMPRSGMFYKKESVAVSKQNNHCGTNGTVNSTTGTNTLSASPPDSIMPENNKKDKGLEHKTHSVASVLLQLWCSFKECYSSRRLIYWSLWWAFATCGYYQIFNYTQLLWNHVEPSMNASVYNGGVEAVTTLVGAIASFSVGYVKLNWDIWGELALGMFSAVNAGAVYMMAFTNSIWVCYAGYVAFKASYMLLITITTFQIAANLSMECYALMFGVNTFVALVLQTILTAIVVDQNGLGLDIVTQFIIYGSYYVVVSVLFLIRGVYTMSHYKCGRTTSDSCEDFTRDPKVHVIFSDKL